From a single Candidatus Binatia bacterium genomic region:
- a CDS encoding DoxX family protein, producing the protein MSLVHKLFYDLPGRVGSALSWVPLLLARVAVGWTFMNTGWGKLHDLDKVIGFFQELGIPHPEIQAPFVASIELVCGTLLFVGLFSRIAALPLVGTMVVAIATAQWENVDSAASLFGLVEFLYIVIFLWIAGSGPGPIALDPFVEKLLRRSDESAVSSVRSFA; encoded by the coding sequence ATGTCCCTGGTCCACAAGCTCTTCTACGATCTTCCCGGCCGCGTCGGCTCGGCGCTGTCATGGGTTCCGCTGCTGCTGGCGCGCGTCGCCGTCGGCTGGACGTTCATGAACACGGGCTGGGGCAAGCTCCACGACCTGGACAAGGTGATCGGGTTCTTCCAGGAGCTCGGCATCCCTCACCCCGAGATCCAGGCACCGTTCGTCGCGTCGATCGAGCTCGTTTGCGGCACCTTGCTGTTTGTCGGGCTGTTCAGCCGCATCGCCGCGCTGCCGCTGGTCGGCACGATGGTCGTCGCGATCGCGACGGCGCAATGGGAGAACGTCGATTCGGCAGCCTCGTTGTTCGGCCTGGTCGAATTCCTCTACATCGTGATCTTCCTGTGGATCGCAGGCTCGGGGCCCGGGCCAATCGCGCTGGACCCGTTCGTCGAAAAGCTGCTGCGCCGCAGCGACGAGTCCGCGGTTTCTTCGGTTCGCTCTTTCGCGTAG
- a CDS encoding trypsin-like peptidase domain-containing protein, whose product MLFVRLSRMLACALFALAAFPQAAAAHPNTSAATAARGNDGPTRPGAAEAVAGPRGEAPGRGDKGEAPARPGAAAESPALRVPDVAPASIESSVVRVLVYANPPDFFSPWQKTGTQASSGSGVIIDGHRILTNAHVVADAVGVEVKRAGSGDQYEAAVSYVGHDCDLALLTVSDEHFFDDSRPLPVSELPTVNANVQTYGFPVGGETLSVTSGVISRIEVGTYTHSKERLLIAQFDAPINPGNSGGPVIRDGAVVGVAMQMLEQAENVGYMVPAPVVRHFLSDVEDGKYDGFPHLGAQLQPLESPALRSSLGLGARQSGALVTRVDFGSPAQGILERGDVVTSIGGYPVADDLTVAMPGVGRVAMDAVVGSRQVGQTLGLTVLRGGDSHDVEVTLARSTPLVPGRRVGEEPEYFLFGGAVFQPLTGEYFDLYDEVSPHLGAYVDQAGAVTADRRQVVLLSAVLPDPVMRGYLDWESVVVRTVNGQVPRDLAHFADIVDHMKDPYLRIETEDGLVMVLDVQAVKAATPHILDKYGIPHDRSTNLRPGATASAKSM is encoded by the coding sequence ATGCTGTTCGTCCGCCTGAGCCGTATGCTCGCGTGCGCGCTTTTCGCGCTCGCGGCGTTTCCGCAGGCAGCGGCCGCGCATCCGAATACCTCGGCCGCTACCGCTGCGCGCGGCAATGACGGACCCACGCGGCCGGGCGCAGCCGAGGCCGTCGCCGGTCCGCGCGGCGAGGCTCCCGGTCGAGGGGACAAGGGCGAAGCGCCGGCCCGGCCCGGAGCCGCAGCCGAGAGTCCCGCGCTGCGGGTTCCCGACGTCGCGCCCGCGTCGATCGAGTCGAGCGTCGTGCGCGTGCTCGTCTACGCCAATCCGCCGGACTTCTTTTCCCCGTGGCAGAAGACGGGAACGCAGGCGTCGTCGGGCTCCGGTGTGATCATCGACGGACACCGCATCCTGACCAATGCGCACGTGGTTGCCGATGCCGTCGGCGTCGAAGTGAAGAGGGCAGGGTCGGGAGACCAGTACGAGGCGGCCGTCTCCTACGTCGGGCACGACTGCGACCTGGCGCTGCTGACGGTCTCCGACGAGCACTTCTTCGACGACTCGCGCCCGCTGCCGGTGAGCGAGCTGCCGACGGTCAACGCGAACGTGCAGACGTACGGCTTTCCGGTGGGCGGCGAGACTCTTTCGGTGACGTCCGGCGTGATCTCGCGCATCGAGGTCGGCACGTACACGCACTCGAAGGAAAGGCTGCTGATCGCGCAGTTCGACGCGCCGATCAATCCGGGCAACAGCGGAGGCCCCGTCATTCGCGACGGCGCCGTCGTCGGCGTCGCGATGCAGATGCTCGAGCAGGCCGAGAACGTCGGGTACATGGTGCCGGCGCCGGTCGTGCGACATTTCCTGTCGGACGTCGAGGACGGCAAGTACGACGGGTTTCCCCACCTCGGTGCCCAGCTCCAGCCGCTGGAAAGCCCGGCCCTGCGATCGTCCCTCGGCCTTGGCGCGCGCCAGAGCGGAGCGCTCGTCACGCGCGTCGATTTCGGGAGCCCGGCCCAGGGAATCCTCGAGCGCGGCGACGTCGTCACGTCGATCGGCGGCTATCCCGTGGCCGACGACCTGACGGTTGCCATGCCCGGGGTCGGGCGCGTCGCGATGGACGCGGTAGTCGGCTCGCGCCAAGTCGGCCAGACGCTCGGGCTGACGGTGCTGCGCGGCGGCGACAGCCACGACGTCGAGGTCACGCTCGCGCGCTCGACGCCGCTGGTGCCGGGGCGCCGCGTCGGCGAAGAGCCGGAATACTTCCTGTTCGGCGGCGCGGTCTTCCAGCCGCTCACCGGCGAGTACTTCGACCTGTACGACGAGGTCTCTCCGCATCTTGGCGCGTACGTCGACCAGGCCGGCGCCGTGACGGCCGATCGGCGCCAGGTCGTGCTGCTCTCGGCCGTGCTTCCCGATCCGGTGATGCGCGGCTATCTCGACTGGGAAAGCGTCGTCGTGCGCACCGTCAACGGCCAGGTGCCGCGCGACCTTGCGCACTTCGCCGACATCGTCGACCACATGAAGGATCCTTACCTGCGCATCGAGACCGAGGACGGGCTGGTGATGGTGCTCGACGTGCAGGCAGTGAAGGCGGCCACTCCGCACATCCTCGACAAGTACGGCATTCCCCACGACCGCTCCACGAACCTGAGGCCCGGCGCGACCGCTTCGGCCAAATCAATGTAA